One Lycium barbarum isolate Lr01 chromosome 5, ASM1917538v2, whole genome shotgun sequence genomic window carries:
- the LOC132642211 gene encoding FCS-Like Zinc finger 15-like: MAGLSVVLEGYGDIGGTKRCMTCTTSSSSHIVNKASVTIKSMATSTCGFLDSCFLCKQKLLPGQDIFMYKGDRAFCSKECRCRQIFMDEQETIKTKQKYNN, translated from the exons ATGGCAGGTCTAAGTGTAGTACTTGAAGGGTATGGAGATATTGGTGGTACCAAAAGATGTATGACTTGTACTACATCTTCTTCCTCACATATAGTTAACAAAGCCAGTGTGACAATCAAATCCATGGCAACTAGTACTTGTGGGTTTCTTGATTCTTGTTTTCTTTGCAAGCAGAAGCTTTTACCTGGTCAAGATATCTTCATGTACAA GGGTGATAGGGCATTTTGTAGCAAGGAGTGCAGATGCAGGCAGATTTTTATGGATGAACAAGAGACTATCAAGACAAAGCAAAAATATAACAATTAG